From the Variovorax paradoxus genome, the window GCTGCAGCTCATGCAACAGGGCCGCTGCGCCGCGGTGCATGCCTTTGCCGCGCGCGCCCTGCCGGACAACAAGCCCTTCTGCGACGCGCTGGAGCCGCCCGCCATCTGGCAGCTGCTCGGCAGCACCTGGGACGACACCGCCCGCTTCGCGCTGGGCCTGGCGCGCGAGCGCATCGCGGCAGGCACGCCGGCGCTGCCCTGGTTGCCGGCGCTGCTCGCTTCACCGCTCGAGGAAGCGCGCACGCTGGCACTCGACCACATCGCGCAGGACCCCGGCCTGTACAGCCAACAGGTCGACCTGCTGCTGATGCTGCTGACATCGGCCCACGCCGAAGTGCGCCGCGCATCGCGCCTGCTGCTGCAGGCTGCCGCGTCGAATCCGTCGACGCTCGATGCGCTGTGCGTCGAACTGCTGGCCTGGCTCGCGGCATGCGACACCGAGACGCCCGCGATCGGCGACATCTGCGAGAACGTGCAATGGGCGCTGCAGGGCCCGATGCGCACTGCCGCTGCAACGACGCCGCTGCCTGCGCTGCTCGCGCTGTTCGATCACGCCGCCGCCGACGTGGTGGCCACGGCGGCCGAATGGCTGCTGCTGCACCCGGCCTCGGTGCACGGACTGCCGGTGGAGGTGCTCACGCGCCTGCTGCAGTCGGACGACGCGCGCCTGCGCGGCGCGGGCGTGCGGCTCTTCACCGCACTGCCCGACGACACCCTCGTGGCGCAGCCCGCGCTGTTCGCGGCCTTCTGCAGCAGCCCGATGGCCGGCGTGCGCGCGGCCGTCGCGCCCAAGCTCGCGCAGCTGCTGCCCGAGCATCCCGCGTTCGGCGCGGCGCTCATGCCGATGCTGCGCGACGAACTGTTCCGCGCCGAAGCCGCCGAAGGCGTGTTCGATGCGCTGCTGCAATGGCTGTGCGGGCCACTGGCCGTGCACACCCGCGCGGGCGAGCCGGCCGTGACGCTGCGCCTGCTCGAAGCACGCAGCAAGGGCGCACAGCGCCTCGGCGACTGGCTGCTGCCGCAACAGGACCCGCAAGGTTTCAGCGTGCTGGAAACCGCGAGCATGGGCCTGGTCGACAGCGCAGCGGCGCGGCGCTGGGCCATGGAACAGCTCGCAGCCCAGCCGCAACGCACGCTGGCACAACTCGGCGACGCGCTGCGCATGGTCGACAGCCGCTGGGACGACGCGCGCGACTGGGCCCGCCAGTGGTTCGCCACACAGGGCGCCGCCGGGCAGTGGACGCCTTCGCTGCTGGTGCGCCTGTGCGACCACAAGGACGCCGGCGCGCAACGCCTGGGCCGCGAACTGCTCACCACCCATTTCGACGTGACCGATGTCACCACCTACATGCTGCAACTGAGCCAGCACCCTTCGCCCGGCATGCAGCTGTTCGTGACCAACTGGCTGGCCTCGGCCGCTGGACAGAAGCCGGAGGTGCTGGCCCGGCTGGAACCCTACTTCCTCAGCGTGCTGTCGCAGGCCAACCGGGGCCGGCTGGCCAAGGCCCGCGTGATGCAGTTCCTGGCCGCGCAGGCGGTGCACTCGGAAGACATCGCGCGCATCGTGGCACGCGTGTTCGCGCGGCAGGCCGTCACGGGCGCCATCACCGAGCGCGCGCAATACGTTGCCGGGCTGCGCAGCATCCAGCAAGCGTTCCCCGGCCTGGACAACCCCTTGCAGACCGCCACGGTGCGCAGCGTTGCACCGCGCCTCGCATTGCCCGCCGGAGGCCGCGCCGCATGAGATTCCAGTACCGCTACTTCGGCCACTCCGGCGCGCAGCAGACCGCCACCAGCACCGCGTTGCAATTTGCTCCCGACACGCTGCGCGCGCCGGTGCACTTCGTGGCCGACGTCAACCGGCACCTGCCGTTCCGCGAAGGCATGTCCGCGCTGCACGACGTGGTGGTGGGCGACCTGCGCTTCCAGCCGCGCGACAAGACCGCGTACTTCGAATGGCTCGCCGGCCAGGAGAGCGAACTGCTCGCGCAGTTCATGGCGCGCAGCGACGACCTGAAGGCGCAGATGGCACCGCTGCAGCAGGAACTCGCCACGCTGCGCAAACGCAAGCAGGCCGTGATGCAACCCTTCCTGGGTGCGCAGAAGCGCTACTTCGACCACCTCTACAAGGTGAACCGCGAAGCGTGGTTCGTGCTCGATCCCGTCATCACGGTGCACCCCGACCGCGTCTTCTTCGAGTGCTTCAGCCAGGACGAGTCGAGCTACGGCATGTTCTCGTGCAGCCACGAGGCCTTCGATCGCGTGAGCGACCACGCCTTCGGCACGACCAACGTCGACTACTCCGAGTCGCTGTACGACGAGTTCCAGAAGATCCGCGACTACAAGGCCACGCGGCTGTCCATCGACCCCGGCGGCTTCCAGGTGCAGAGCGAGAACGACCCGGCCTTCCACGAGCCGAAGATCGACGTGCCCGACAGCTGGGTGCGCGGCTTCCTGCAGGTGAGCAGCGCGATGCTGCTGCCCGCGCAGCGCCTGCAGCTGCATCCGATGGACATCCACAACATCTGCCTGGTGCTGCGGCGGCGCAAGGAGCGCGTGGGGCCGCGCTCGCTGCGGTTCATCCTGCGCCCGGGGCAGCCGGTGCGCATCCTCTTCGAGCCCTGGGGGCACGAGATGGTGTGCCCGCGTTCCACGCACAGTGCCACCTCCGACACCGACATCCGCGTCTGGGGCCGGCGCCGGCTGCTGCAGCTCGAGCGCCTGGTGCCGGTGGCCCAGGGCTTCACGGTGCACCTGCTGGGCACCGGCATGCCGAGCTTCTGGGTGGCACAGCTGCCCGGCATGGAGTTCACGCTGGGCCTGTCGGGCTGGACCGCCAACGACTGGTCGCGCAACGGCCACTTCGAATTGCTGCAGCCGCGCCACACGGTCGACCAGGACAGCCAGCTGCGCGTGTTCGCGGCGCTGGGCGAACGCTGGCGCGCCACCACCGCCGACCTGGCCGCCGCCACCGGGCTCTCGACGCTCACTGTGGACGCCGCGCTCGGCGGCTACGTGCAGGCCGGGCGCGTGGTGTTCGACCTGGCGCACGGCGTCTGGCGATTGCGCGAACTGAGCCGCGAGCCACTGCCGATGGACAGGCTGCGCTATGCCAGCCCCGAGGAAGAAGCGGCCGCGGAACTGGTGCAGGCCCGGCGCATCGCCAACGTGAAGACGCAGGCACGCGCCGACGGCGGCTTCGCGCTCAGCGGCAAGTGCAAGGGCGCATCGGGCGAGCGCGAGTACCAGGTGAGCCTGCAGCTCGACAGCGACCAGCGCGTGGCGTCGGGCGAATGCCAATGCAGCCACTTCGTGCGCCATCGCATGACCAAGGGACCGTGCGAGCACATGCTGGCACTGCGGCTTTCAGCCAACACAACGATCACAACGACGACAGATCAGCAAAGGATCGCAAACATCGGCTGATACACTGCTTTTTGCGAACGGAGCGGGAAGGCTCTTGCAATCCGGGTGGCGCATCGCCACCCTCGCACACAGCACTTCCCAAGCGTCACTGGACGTCTCTTCACTGTGCCGGATGGCCATGGTGACGCGACGACAGTACGGCTTCCTCGAAGCTCATCGGCGTCACCATGGCCATCCGGCGTCGAGTGGAGCCCTCCAGTCCCGAGGCTCTTCGACGAGATTCCCGCTTCGTTCGCAATTTTTTCTTCAGCAGTGCATCGGCCGGTGGCGCAGCGCCATGACCATGCAGTCTCCCCCCGCTTCCTCCATTCCCGATTCGGCGCTCACGCGCGAGCAGCTTTACGAGCGCATCCGCAACAGCTCGAAGCAGGAGGTCGTCCTCGAAGAGATGCAGCGCCTCGGCTTCTGGCCGCAGGACGCGACGCAACCCACCGTCGAGGCGCAGCTGATCCGCCGCGAGACCGAACTGCAGACGGCCCTCTCGAAGCTCGGCGACGAGCTGCGCGGCATCGAGGACCGTGACCGGGCCCTGAAGTCGATGCGCAAGGAACGCATGGCCAAGGCCCGGGAACGCCGCGAGGAAACCCGCCAGCGCCTCGCGCAAGGCCGCCATGCGCGCGCCGTGGCCTGGCACGAGCGGTGCCAGCGCGAGCTGCTCTACCTCGGCGACGGTGTCTCGGGCGGACTCAACGAGGCGCACAGCGACAGCCAGGCACTGGCGCGCAACGCCCTGCCCGCAATCGACCAGGCGGGCGAACTCGCGCAGGCGATGGGCATCGGGCTTGGCGAGCTGCGCTTCCTCGCGTGGCACCGCGAGGTCGCCAGCGTGAGCCACTACCAGCGCTTCACCATCGCCAAGAAGAGCGGCGGCGAGCGCCACATCTCGGCGCCCATGCCGCGCCTGAAGCGCGCGCAGTACTGGGTGCTCGACAACATCCTTGCCAGGATGCCGGTGCACGAGGCGGTGCACGGCTTCCTGCCGGGGCGCTCGATCCTCACCAACGCCGCGCCGCACGTGGGCCAGGACGTGGTGATCAACCTCGACCTGAAGGACTTCTTTCCTTCGATCGGCATGCGGCGCGTGCGCGGCGTGTTCCGCCAGCTCGGCTATTCGTCGCAGGTGGCGAGCCTGCTGGCGCTGCTGTGCACCGAGGCGCCGACCGACGAAGTGCAGCTCGACGGCCGGCGCTACTTCGTCGCGCGCGGCGAGCGCGTGCTGCCGCAGGGCGCACCGACCAGCCCGATGCTCACCAACCTGCTGTGCCGACGGCTCGATGCGCGGCTGGCCGCGAGCGCGGCGAAGCTGGGCTTTCGCTACACCCGCTACGCCGACGACCTGAGCTTCTCTGCGGATCCCGCGCACAGCCGCGACACCGGCAAGCTGCTCTGGCGCGTGAAGCAGATCGTGGCCAGCGAGGGCCTCACGGTGCACCCCGACAAGCAGCAGGTGATGCGCCGCCATCGCCAGCAGCACGTGACGGGCATCGTGGTCAACGACAAGCTCTCTGTGGACCGCGACACGCTGCGGCGCTTCCGCGCGGTCCTGCACCAGGCGGAGCGGCACGGACCGCAGGGCCTGCAGTGGAACGGCAACACCGACGTGATCGGCGCGCTGCGCGGCTATGCGAACTTCATCGCGATGACCGACCCGGCGCGTGGCGCGCCCTATCTGCAACGCGTTCGGGCGCTGGCCGACAAGCACAAGGGCAGCACGGCGACCGCACCCACGGCAGCACCGGCCGCGCAGGAGCCTGCGCAGCGCAAGCTCCCCGCAGGGCACTTCCGCGCGCAGTCCGCCGCGGGCCAGGCGCCGTGGCCCGCGTGGTGGAAACCGGCCGAGGCTGCGGCACCGGTGCTCGAGAAGACGACCGAGCAGATCGCCGCCGAGAAGAAGGCGCAACGCGACGCAGCGC encodes:
- a CDS encoding SWIM zinc finger family protein, with product MRFQYRYFGHSGAQQTATSTALQFAPDTLRAPVHFVADVNRHLPFREGMSALHDVVVGDLRFQPRDKTAYFEWLAGQESELLAQFMARSDDLKAQMAPLQQELATLRKRKQAVMQPFLGAQKRYFDHLYKVNREAWFVLDPVITVHPDRVFFECFSQDESSYGMFSCSHEAFDRVSDHAFGTTNVDYSESLYDEFQKIRDYKATRLSIDPGGFQVQSENDPAFHEPKIDVPDSWVRGFLQVSSAMLLPAQRLQLHPMDIHNICLVLRRRKERVGPRSLRFILRPGQPVRILFEPWGHEMVCPRSTHSATSDTDIRVWGRRRLLQLERLVPVAQGFTVHLLGTGMPSFWVAQLPGMEFTLGLSGWTANDWSRNGHFELLQPRHTVDQDSQLRVFAALGERWRATTADLAAATGLSTLTVDAALGGYVQAGRVVFDLAHGVWRLRELSREPLPMDRLRYASPEEEAAAELVQARRIANVKTQARADGGFALSGKCKGASGEREYQVSLQLDSDQRVASGECQCSHFVRHRMTKGPCEHMLALRLSANTTITTTTDQQRIANIG
- a CDS encoding HEAT repeat domain-containing protein encodes the protein MKRIRSEKLIRMRPGALGATGFCTVELFALPEAPGHVVHVSLSTDGKQWKETVHTPSPLPLEPATAAFERAVAAHIAQGYAIEGTPQPFTDVAATPASAASHPGDAVLLASLAPDAWRLLPPVRQSRVVWRIGERRLASAVPRLIELLETGEPMLDYCIAWAIGRCGDDGAFEAMRELSQRGRTPVVTRAARWASLSLWPADGRAAEAARIVDDWPAPLRRAWAGMQEPAAGDAVALLQQHLADTALWNGLKYAAWVEQVFDLSLLDGPQADSLAHKALLQVASTLQLAAGSFRAWRRLYKGAEFAGNYTLLGVLHQRLETQRAAFRSGGRWAQANGRYVEIAKEIVRPDSRLAYSHRTRDYLRRRTWRSLRRLAMAGTADEPSWLQLAMGVLLAADDADAGTAGQQRETRWTEEPSNWHTGPYSRWLVLMQLLHRHDPEWEAQRGGLRWRRHTPLPERRVNRTEAWPERWDRHPQALLQLMQQGRCAAVHAFAARALPDNKPFCDALEPPAIWQLLGSTWDDTARFALGLARERIAAGTPALPWLPALLASPLEEARTLALDHIAQDPGLYSQQVDLLLMLLTSAHAEVRRASRLLLQAAASNPSTLDALCVELLAWLAACDTETPAIGDICENVQWALQGPMRTAAATTPLPALLALFDHAAADVVATAAEWLLLHPASVHGLPVEVLTRLLQSDDARLRGAGVRLFTALPDDTLVAQPALFAAFCSSPMAGVRAAVAPKLAQLLPEHPAFGAALMPMLRDELFRAEAAEGVFDALLQWLCGPLAVHTRAGEPAVTLRLLEARSKGAQRLGDWLLPQQDPQGFSVLETASMGLVDSAAARRWAMEQLAAQPQRTLAQLGDALRMVDSRWDDARDWARQWFATQGAAGQWTPSLLVRLCDHKDAGAQRLGRELLTTHFDVTDVTTYMLQLSQHPSPGMQLFVTNWLASAAGQKPEVLARLEPYFLSVLSQANRGRLAKARVMQFLAAQAVHSEDIARIVARVFARQAVTGAITERAQYVAGLRSIQQAFPGLDNPLQTATVRSVAPRLALPAGGRAA
- a CDS encoding reverse transcriptase family protein, translated to MQSPPASSIPDSALTREQLYERIRNSSKQEVVLEEMQRLGFWPQDATQPTVEAQLIRRETELQTALSKLGDELRGIEDRDRALKSMRKERMAKARERREETRQRLAQGRHARAVAWHERCQRELLYLGDGVSGGLNEAHSDSQALARNALPAIDQAGELAQAMGIGLGELRFLAWHREVASVSHYQRFTIAKKSGGERHISAPMPRLKRAQYWVLDNILARMPVHEAVHGFLPGRSILTNAAPHVGQDVVINLDLKDFFPSIGMRRVRGVFRQLGYSSQVASLLALLCTEAPTDEVQLDGRRYFVARGERVLPQGAPTSPMLTNLLCRRLDARLAASAAKLGFRYTRYADDLSFSADPAHSRDTGKLLWRVKQIVASEGLTVHPDKQQVMRRHRQQHVTGIVVNDKLSVDRDTLRRFRAVLHQAERHGPQGLQWNGNTDVIGALRGYANFIAMTDPARGAPYLQRVRALADKHKGSTATAPTAAPAAQEPAQRKLPAGHFRAQSAAGQAPWPAWWKPAEAAAPVLEKTTEQIAAEKKAQRDAARESASAAPAPPAPARTAAAAPASTPAQPAAPGPGSHVAWIVSMMVQALYVVTVFLSGSSPLIWLLTGGVFIGNFLRRKTGWGNFIAAVVVSSALAALVHGMKN